tcgtgtaagtcaaatcgaaaacaaatattctctgtttatgttatctgtatgaaaagagacacaagTCAGACgcctgtgattcagctcattatccgctaatgcggccacgcccacggagccagcgctattcagatgcaaattctgaggcaatacatgcatacatcatctcaattgtgtatttattgtcttcaaaagtgttttgcatagccatagttagcgatctctggaagcctctgttagttcggttagttcctggattgtcacatggcctattcttctttaggaggcatttgtggactaaaggtgaacagagcgccctccggctgcaagtatgaattgaaaacacagtaatccagcgctcacagtgatgaacaataaaatgcattgaataaatattactcctctgtatagtaTAAATTGCACATACACCACTATATGCTGCGTCAGAAGCTCATCATCCACTAACTTGGCCATGCCCATGGAGCGAGCACTATTCAGATggaaattctgaggcaatacatgtatacatcgtcacaatagtgtatttattatcttcaaaagtgtttttctgcatgttatagccatgattatagcgatctctggaagcttctgttagttcctggaatgtcacatggtatgCCTGTTTTTCATTAGGagtcatttgtggactaaatgtgcacagagcgccctccggctgcaagtatgaattgaaaacacagttttcagcgctcatagtgatgacaataaatattgaattaatattagGCCTCTGtgtagaaaattgacataaacatgtgagaatccatcaatatttctccaaatgtgcttGCTTttaaggatagttcacccaaaaatgaaaatttgatgtttatctgcctACCCCCaacgcatccaagatgtaggtgactttgtttcttcagtagaacacaaattatgatttttaactccaaccgttgtggtctgtcagtggtataatgcaattCAGTGGTAACTtagtctataagagtaaaaaaccGTGCaaagacaaatccaaattaaaccctgcagcttgtgatgacacattgatgtcctaagacacgaaacgattggtttgtgtgagaaaccgaacagtatttatatcattttttacctctaaaacaccactaagGTGTTTTAGATATATACTACCCAAGGGTAGGGTTTACCCACTGCCCATCCTGGAACAGAAGGCCACGGAGGAACTCAAACAGTGTTTCATCCGACCCTTGACATCCCCTGCCGCTTCAAGGTCTTCTTCATGGCCAAGAAAGAAGGAGGCTTGAGGCCGAGCATTGACAACTGTCACCTGAACACTCCCAAATGGTCAAATTCAGTTATCCCCTTTCTCTGGTCCTGGCGGCTCTGGAACAGCTATGTGAAGCTCACATCTTCTCCAAGCTGGAAGTGCGGAGCGTGTATAATCTCATTCGTATACGCCGGGGGGATGAGTGGAAAACTGCCTTCATTACACCGTCTGGACACTATGAATACTGGgttatgccgtatggcctgtCCAACTTTCCCTCCGTGTTCCAGAACTACATGAATGAGGTATTCCAGGAGTTCCTCAACCGGTTCTGTGGTGGCCTACATTGACGATATCCTCATTTACTTCCGGATCCTGGCGAAACATCGCGCACACATCTCCCAGGTCCTCGAGAAGCTACGCCAACACCATCTATAACTCAAGCTGGAGAAGTGCGAGTTCCATACCACCTCCGTACACTTCCTGGGATATGTCATAGACCAACACAGCATCCAGATGGAGCAGAGGAAGGTGGAAACCATCCGCAACTGGCCATTACCCACAACTGTCAAGGAGCTACAATGTTTCCTGGGGTTTGCGAATTTCTACCGTCGCATCATCCACAACTACAGTCTCCTCAGTGCACCCCTCATCTCGCTCTTCAAAGGCtggcccaagtctctgtcctggagtCCATCTGCCCAAGAAGCTCCAAGAAGCCTTCCTCAACCGCTCCTATCCTGGTCTATCCAGACCATGATCTACCATTCACCGTCGAAGTTGACGCATCCCCCACCTTGGATCGGGGTGGTGTTATCACAGCGGCAGGGTGACCTACAacgactccatccatgtgccatCTTCTCCAAGAAGCTATCCCTGGCGGAGCAAAATTATGACATCAGGAACAGAGAGCTTCTCACCATCATCGTCTGCTCCATGTTATATTCCCAACCTACAAATAAGAACTCTCATTACTCTCAGCTAAGTGCCTGTTTTAAAGTGCTTGTTCATCTACTCACCTGCAATCTCTATTACCTGTGTTCATATAAACATCTGTGTTCACTCACCCCTCTGCCTCCGTCTGTGTCCTgacattattgtattttattaatattgcatttttcataatacTACTATAGATAACCTTAGTAAATAAGAAAGGGCCACAACTCAATATaattgtgtttgttcattagtaGTTACTtcatagttattgttcttgaaCATTAATTAGTAGATAATTAATAGTACTTCTTAAGAACATATGCCAGAATTCATtagttattgattagctaaCTGTTACTTAACAAAATCATAAAATTCTATTATatactgaaaatgaaaaatttgcCTTAGTAGTTAACAGTAGTGACTTGAgtgttaatgaagaattacctaTTAGTTCTTCAGTAATTCCTTATTAGTTATGCAGTAAGTAAGAAagagtattctaaagtgttacccctctgacattttaagatatgtcagtgcaagttactttcagctcaaacatgcatttcagTCTAGAACTAGCTAAAGCCTTGTCTGTCAAACCGGGAGGAAGTGTGTTAAGTATATCAGTCTACACATATTGTGTTAAATGTTGTGAGTAAATTCCCAAGTGGTGTTCATTTTTAAACTACACATATATGTGTAAAAgagattatgttttattttacacatttttagttaatattgacataaaatgtgtaaattagAGTGTTAAacataatttatgtaatttttttctaCACATTCCTTCTAAGAGTGTATGCACATGCAAAATAACGTGATCactgaacattaaacagcatataaatcaaaccTGCCTAACCTTATAatgaaatgttgacccaggaagaGTTATAGGACTGTGCTTTGGGGTGTTGATTGATGCAATCTACTCCAAAAATGTTTAGACAGTCTTcgagaagaaaaacaaacacaattttATCAGCCTTTTATTCAAATgctgtttcttttttatttatttttttattatacttaCCCACTTAGCCACAATCagtagttgaaaaaaaaaaaaaaatccatgaagCTGTAATaagctctgttctttcttttgatatattacatgttcagatattcatacaacaatgTATTTTGGGTGCAATGaaagttttgagaaaatgatgaaaaatgCTGGCTCTAATTATTTGTTGGAAAAGTTTGGAAAGCACTAAATGCAGAATTATGCTAAATTTATGTATGTTTTACATATAGGCTAAAATGTTTCCAGTGAAATCAAACCTCAGAGGACTTTGCAGCACTTATGCCACAGCAGGCCTCCTGAGTCATGTTAGATACCATAAAAACACTAGCACACACTGGTGACTCCACAGTCTCACTGAATCAGAACACAAATAGAGCTCATTACCTGAAGATGCAATGATGGTCATTTCAGAGTATATAACAGAGagtatttctaaaaaaaaaaaaaaaaaaatcttagacTGGTTAGCACAGTAATAAATCAACATtcatttaatttgataattGTTATATTACTAATCTAACTTAAGACTTTAAATTTAAGGTCACATTAAATGGTATAAGACAATGAGTCTAAATATTCTAAGctgattgtttattttttttatttatatgtaaaaaacacaaattttgTTTGCTCTATTTTTCAGGTCAATGAAAGTATTTCTTGTGAAAGGAAAATGGAGAATGGAACATACTTTTACTTCATGTTGTTTGAAAATCTTGGGAGCATAAAATATGCTTTTTTCACATTGGGGTTTATTTTTTACTGTGCTGTCATATGCTTTAATGTCATTATTATTCTTGTAATATTTCTGGAAAAGACATTGCACCAGCCCATGTACATTCTGATTTCATGCTTGTCCATCAACTCTGTATATGGTACAGCTGGCTTTTTCCCAAGGTTACTGACAGACCTGCTCTATGATACACACAAAATCTCCTTTGAAGCATGTATCATACAGacttttgtcatttactcataTGCATCTTTTGAGCTTACAATATTAATGCTAATGGCATTTGATAGGTTTGTTGCAATCAGCAAACCTTTGCATTACaacaacataattaccacacGGTTACTAGCTTTTCTAATAGTTATAGCATGGCTTTATCCAATCACTTTTGTTGGTATTGGTTGTCTTTTGACTGGCAGGCTGACAATCTGTGGTAACAAAATGTTAAGGGTGTACTGCCACAACTATGAAATTGTCAAACTCTCATGTGTAAACAATACAGTTAATAATATTTATGGCCTGATTGTATTGATCACTACCATTTTTATCCCTTTGAGTTTTATAATATATACCTATgtcagaattattattatttgtcaaAGAAGCACACGAGAGTTCAGGAGCAAAGCATATCAAACTTGTATTCCACACATAGTGATCCTTTTAAATTTCTCAGTTGCTGTTTTGTGTGAGCTCACTTTGAGTCGATTTGTGAATGGGGAACTTCCTATAGCGCTGACTGTTGTCATTTCACTTGAATTTATTGTTGTACCACCCATTGTAAACCCTATTGTTTATGGTCTAAACTTTCCTGATATCCGCAAAAAAATCAGACATCTTATAAAAGCCTCCAAATAACCTGCTTTGTTTCTGTTGTAATAGTGTTACACAGAAAACCAAGTTTGAATAAATTAAAGATATTTGTTCAATTGCGCAATCACTCACCTTTTAGTTTTTAAAGGTATATGCACTAAATGTGATAGTTTTCACCTCTCTGAATTCTAACCCgttttcattaaattatctCCTCACAATCACAGATTAACTTTCTTAACTGAAAGAATAAAGGAGACATCCATATTTTATCAAATCAGATTATTAACTACAGAATAtaagctatatatatacatatatatatatacatacacacatactttttatcaaataattacCAATCATGATATTTGGTGTAGTTATATCTATTGTcaatagaaataataataataatagtaataataataaaagtgatTCCATGCTAGAATACTAACACTATTATTTTCAAACCAGCTTGCAATGAGTAAACTAGAAGAATTCCAGAAAGCAGTCTTAGATTTTGCTGATGATCTTTATTATGTAAAACCACAAACAAatgaagagaagaaaaagaggCAAACATAATGCTCAAACATTATACACAGTGTATACATATTGGAAACACAGCTTGCCTACAATGTCTCATGAAATATAGGTTTTAATTTACTATCAATGTGTAACACAGATTGTTAAAAAATGTGCACCTTTCTAAACCAGAAAATAagcattttaatgaaatatctaatttgttttaatttgagataaatattttttttttaaataatagtgcATAATAACATgacaataaaaaacaattttcaaataatgttacaaaataaaatgaggTAATTATCACAATTTCTTAACACTTTGTTTTATTAGAACAAGTGTTTactaaagaaaatatattcataatgtTAAAATTGTAACGGATAGGCAAGGATGAGGCCAGGGTgaatccaagtgcacacacagatTTAATAAAAGTCAAATAACAGATAATTCAGACTGTGAAACAGGCAAATAGTCCACATGAGGATGACAAAAGAAAtccagaagaaaaagaaaacaagactttccaaaaaaacaaaaaaacaaaaaaaacaaccgaACACATGAACACCATCAACGACTGACAgaagcaaaagaaaaacacaagggctatatatacacacagggaAACACGTTAAACAAGGTAACAAGGGGGAGTGGCCAATAGGAAACACCTGGAAAAACTAATCAACATAAAAAACTACAAagaactacaaaacatggcacAAGACAAGAAATAACAAAAGTCTTCACACAAATCAGGGAAACACAGACTGGAAAGATGACAAAGCCCCCCTCAGAGCGGtctcatgggctggagcgggctctggtgCGGACTgatgggctggagcgggctctggagcggactgatgggctggagcgggctctggagcggattcatggactggagcgggctctggaacggATTCaaggactggagcgggctctggagcggattcATGGACTGGATTCGATGTGTGTgcagctcacacacacaccaaatggCTGTGGCCATAATGGCCGGCACTGCAATCTctgagggctcaggcgtggcaGCCATCTCAGCTGAGGTCTCAGGCATGGCAGCCATCTCAACTGAGGGCTCAAgcgtggcagccatcttggctgagggctcaggTGTGGCAGCCACCTTGGCTGAGACGTGACGAGGCTCTGAAAGATCTACTGAGACGtgacgaggctctggaagatctgctGAAACGTGACAAAGTTCTGGAAGACCTGCTGAGACGTGACGAGGCTCTGGAGTGGCGGCCATCTTAAAATCATCCTCTACTACCCCCACAGTGTATGCTGAGCCGCTCAGTTGCAGAGTCAAGTCAATGTAATGTTCCAGAGTCCAATTAG
This portion of the Megalobrama amblycephala isolate DHTTF-2021 unplaced genomic scaffold, ASM1881202v1 scaffold583, whole genome shotgun sequence genome encodes:
- the LOC125262065 gene encoding olfactory receptor 51I2-like isoform X1, translating into MVNESISCERKMENGTYFYFMLFENLGSIKYAFFTLGFIFYCAVICFNVIIILVIFLEKTLHQPMYILISCLSINSVYGTAGFFPRLLTDLLYDTHKISFEACIIQTFVIYSYASFELTILMLMAFDRFVAISKPLHYNNIITTRLLAFLIVIAWLYPITFVGIGCLLTGRLTICGNKMLRVYCHNYEIVKLSCVNNTVNNIYGLIVLITTIFIPLSFIIYTYVRIIIICQRSTREFRSKAYQTCIPHIVILLNFSVAVLCELTLSRFVNGELPIALTVVISLEFIVVPPIVNPIVYGLNFPDIRKKIRHLIKASK
- the LOC125262065 gene encoding olfactory receptor 51I2-like isoform X2, with product MENGTYFYFMLFENLGSIKYAFFTLGFIFYCAVICFNVIIILVIFLEKTLHQPMYILISCLSINSVYGTAGFFPRLLTDLLYDTHKISFEACIIQTFVIYSYASFELTILMLMAFDRFVAISKPLHYNNIITTRLLAFLIVIAWLYPITFVGIGCLLTGRLTICGNKMLRVYCHNYEIVKLSCVNNTVNNIYGLIVLITTIFIPLSFIIYTYVRIIIICQRSTREFRSKAYQTCIPHIVILLNFSVAVLCELTLSRFVNGELPIALTVVISLEFIVVPPIVNPIVYGLNFPDIRKKIRHLIKASK